One Cyprinus carpio isolate SPL01 chromosome B25, ASM1834038v1, whole genome shotgun sequence genomic region harbors:
- the LOC122142347 gene encoding CDP-diacylglycerol--inositol 3-phosphatidyltransferase-like, with translation MAEENIFLFVPNLIGYARIVLALVSFYLMPCCPGPAVFCYLLGALLDAFDGHAARALNQGTKFGAMLDMLTDRCATMCLLVNLALLYPSYTFLFQLSMCLDVASHWLHLHSSMMKGPPVTRPLTSHSNPILRLYYTSRPVLFFMCMGNELFFCLLYIMYYIEEPQMWLQCLLGVCGVVCVLKSGISLLHLITASRNMAAIDVADRERERSKSTMRCESMQKPRKMKQRP, from the exons ATGGCCGAAGAAAATATCTTCCTGTTCGTCCCGAATTTGATCG GATATGCCCGTATTGTACTGGCTCTGGTATCCTTCTACCTGATGCCCTGTTGTCCGGGCCCGGCAGTGTTTTGTTACCTACTGGGTGCCCTGTTGGATGCCTTCGATGGACACGCAGCCCGCGCTCTTAATCAAG GTACAAAGTTTGGTGCCATGCTGGACATGTTGACAGACCGCTGTGCGACCATGTGTCTGCTGGTGAACCTGGCACTGCTGTACCCATCCTACACTTTCTTGTTTCAGCTCAGCATGTGTCTGGATGTGGCCAGCCACTGGCTGCACCTGCACA gttccatgaTGAAGGGACCACCAGTCACAAGACCATTGACCTCTCACAGCAACCCCATCTTAAGGCTGTACTACACATCCAGG CCGGTGTTGTTTTTCATGTGTATGGGGAACGAGCTGTTCTTCTGTCTGCTGTATATAATGTACTACATTGAGGAACCCCAGA TGTGGCTGCAGTGTCTGCTGGGAGTTTGCGGCGTGGTCTGTGTGCTGAAGTCTGGCATTAGTCTCCTCCACCTCATCACCGCGTCCCGTAACATGGCAGCTATCGATGTGGCTGACCGTGAGAGAGAGCGGAGCAAAAGCACAATGAGATGTGAGAGTATGCAGAAACCAAGAAAAATGAAACAAAGGCCGTGA